From Xiphophorus couchianus chromosome 23, X_couchianus-1.0, whole genome shotgun sequence, one genomic window encodes:
- the neurog1 gene encoding neurogenin-1: MDSVFSDTDTSCDLFPHTDDEDSVRGGSMRGASPPPDQPPPQQQKKRRRGRGRSDASAQVVKKSRRLKANDRERNRMHNLNDALDALRGVLPAFPDETKLTKIETLRFAHNYIWALSETIRIADLQAGRGGEPPPLRPAPSPASDGSAGRCWSSGGSSSSSSPAYCASSPGSPVAPDDLLPRDALFGFRSFATGIY, encoded by the coding sequence aTGGACTCCGTGTTCTCCGACACCGACACCAGCTGCGACCTGTTCCCGCACACTGACGATGAGGACAGCGTGCGGGGCGGCAGCATGCGCGGCGCGTCCCCGCCGCCCGACCAGCCGCCGccgcagcagcagaagaagcgGCGGCGCGGCCGCGGCCGCAGCGACGCCAGCGCGCAGGTGGTGAAGAAGAGCCGGCGGCTGAAGGCCAACGACCGGGAGCGGAACCGCATGCACAACCTGAACGACGCGCTGGACGCGCTGCGGGGCGTCCTGCCCGCATTCCCTGACGAGACCAAACTCACCAAGATCGAGACTCTGCGCTTTGCGCACAACTACATCTGGGCTCTGTCCGAAACCATCCGCATCGCGGACCTGCAGGCGGGCCGCGGCGGGGAGCCGCCCCCGCTGCGGCCCGCCCCCAGCCCGGCCAGCGACGGCAGCGCCGGCCGCTGCTGGAGCTCCGGCggctcctcgtcctcctcctccccggCCTACTGCGCCTCCAGCCCGGGCAGCCCCGTCGCGCCGGATGACCTGCTGCCGCGGGACGCGCTGTTCGGCTTCCGTAGCTTCGCTACGGGCATCTACTGA